One Labilithrix sp. DNA window includes the following coding sequences:
- a CDS encoding Nif11-like leader peptide family natural product precursor, with product MSTEDAKKFLDEVNDDARLRARLLGAGMGAQSWVSEAASKGYEVTVDELRAVAEGLVGRPISAEALAGQLRSLFEGELGDESLDAVTGGAGVPARKLRVQTTKPSGGGGKP from the coding sequence ATGTCGACCGAGGATGCGAAGAAGTTTCTCGATGAGGTGAACGATGATGCTCGCCTGCGGGCGAGGCTCCTCGGCGCGGGGATGGGGGCGCAGTCGTGGGTGAGCGAGGCGGCGTCGAAGGGGTACGAGGTGACGGTCGACGAGCTTCGCGCGGTGGCGGAGGGGCTCGTCGGCAGGCCGATTTCGGCCGAGGCGCTCGCCGGTCAGCTGCGCAGCCTCTTCGAAGGGGAGCTCGGCGACGAGAGCCTCGACGCGGTCACGGGCGGCGCGGGCGTCCCCGCCCGCAAGCTACGAGTGCAGACGACCAAGCCGAGCGGAGGAGGGGGGAAGCCGTGA
- a CDS encoding 2OG-Fe(II) oxygenase, with protein MLLEVPLPDPADEAVDRAMVARLRRRLARMKSVDDPYPHFVTNDLVDPAFLTTLLEWLEGRGRFVPVNEGHYSLHRCENLRDVVRSPARSLVGQRAIEALASELGRIFDVPLGTQWIYFATHCMQSGQFIAVHTDPPDEGGEDVRLVIHLARPEAPVGGGELLLLRTPEDETADAVVPIHGASAAFVLSHRSFHAVNPVLAGTRRTIVFGFYREGRVPDELRGAARPPPARGTT; from the coding sequence ATGCTCCTTGAGGTCCCTCTCCCGGACCCGGCGGACGAAGCGGTCGACCGCGCGATGGTGGCGCGGCTCCGGCGGCGGCTCGCGCGAATGAAGAGCGTCGACGATCCCTACCCCCATTTCGTGACGAACGACCTCGTCGATCCGGCGTTCTTGACGACGCTCCTCGAGTGGCTCGAGGGCAGAGGTCGGTTCGTGCCCGTGAACGAGGGTCACTACTCGCTCCACCGCTGCGAAAACCTGCGCGACGTCGTGCGCTCTCCTGCGCGCAGCCTCGTCGGGCAACGCGCGATCGAAGCCCTCGCGAGCGAGCTCGGTCGCATCTTCGACGTCCCCCTCGGGACGCAATGGATCTACTTCGCGACCCACTGCATGCAGTCGGGGCAGTTCATCGCGGTGCACACCGATCCTCCCGACGAGGGCGGCGAGGACGTCCGCCTCGTCATCCATCTCGCGCGCCCCGAGGCGCCGGTGGGAGGTGGGGAGCTCCTCTTGCTCCGTACGCCCGAGGACGAGACGGCGGACGCTGTCGTGCCGATCCACGGCGCGAGCGCCGCGTTCGTCCTCTCGCATCGCTCGTTCCACGCCGTGAACCCGGTCCTCGCCGGGACCCGCAGGACGATCGTCTTCGGCTTCTACCGAGAAGGCCGCGTGCCCGACGAGCTGAGAGGCGCGGCGCGACCGCCTCCTGCCCGTGGTACAACGTGA